The proteins below are encoded in one region of Pelagibacterium flavum:
- the ehuC gene encoding ectoine/hydroxyectoine ABC transporter permease subunit EhuC, protein MEWTQYLSPLMLGAWVTIELTIYSTVFGAILAFAAGIGKLAHNPLIKAISIGYIEIFRGTSLLVQLFWLYFALPVAGQAIGIDLRLPPVVAGVMALSLNIGAYGAEVVRGAIQSVSKDQYEAAKALNFTPRRTLWRIALPQAIPEMMPSFGNLAIQNLKDTALVSLISLSDLAFRAEQLRNFTQDSTTIYTLALLMYFGLALVLTAMMKLLERFVGRWRAGAR, encoded by the coding sequence ATGGAATGGACGCAATATCTCAGCCCCCTGATGCTGGGGGCTTGGGTGACCATCGAGCTGACGATCTATTCAACGGTGTTCGGAGCGATTCTTGCGTTCGCTGCAGGCATCGGCAAGCTCGCCCATAACCCGCTCATCAAGGCGATTTCGATAGGATATATCGAAATTTTCCGCGGCACCTCGCTGCTGGTGCAGCTGTTCTGGTTGTACTTCGCGCTGCCGGTCGCAGGGCAAGCCATCGGCATCGACCTGCGCCTGCCCCCCGTGGTCGCCGGGGTGATGGCGCTCTCGCTCAATATCGGGGCCTATGGCGCCGAAGTGGTGCGCGGGGCCATCCAGTCGGTTTCCAAGGATCAGTACGAGGCCGCCAAGGCGCTCAATTTCACGCCGCGCCGGACGCTCTGGCGCATCGCGCTTCCGCAGGCCATCCCCGAGATGATGCCGTCTTTCGGCAATCTGGCCATTCAAAATCTCAAGGATACCGCGCTCGTTTCGCTCATTTCCTTGTCCGATCTGGCCTTCCGCGCCGAGCAATTGCGCAATTTCACCCAGGATTCGACAACGATCTACACGCTGGCGCTGCTGATGTATTTCGGGCTGGCGCTGGTTTTGACCGCCATGATGAAGCTGCTCGAGCGGTTCGTTGGCCGCTGGCGCGCCGGAGCGAGGTAA
- the ehuB gene encoding ectoine/hydroxyectoine ABC transporter substrate-binding protein EhuB, translating to MHATISKALKTTLLASAAALTVAGAAQAASLEEIQESGSIRIAVANEIPYGYIDPVSGEAMGAGPDVAKHIVEELGVTDIEWITTDFSSLIPGLQADRFDMVAAEMAIIPTRCATVIYSEPNTSYGEGLLVPAGNPEGLSGYADFAENSDLTVAIMAGANQLDMMQALGVSEDQLVTISSNADAISTVSTGRADAYAATGLTASELAGQSDAVEVAEGFTDPVIDGTEQRSWGGFVFAQGNEELRDAVNEVLAEYKQTDEWLETVSGYGFTDADTSRSFDMSTEELCTE from the coding sequence CAGGCGCCGCGCAGGCGGCGAGCCTTGAAGAAATCCAGGAGAGCGGTTCGATCCGCATCGCCGTCGCCAACGAAATTCCCTATGGCTATATCGATCCGGTTTCCGGCGAAGCCATGGGTGCCGGCCCCGACGTGGCCAAGCACATCGTCGAGGAACTCGGCGTGACCGATATCGAATGGATCACCACGGACTTTTCCTCGCTGATCCCCGGCCTTCAGGCCGACCGCTTCGACATGGTCGCCGCCGAGATGGCCATCATCCCCACCCGCTGTGCCACGGTCATCTATTCCGAGCCCAACACCTCATACGGTGAAGGTCTTCTGGTGCCCGCCGGCAATCCCGAAGGGCTGAGCGGCTATGCCGATTTCGCCGAAAATTCCGATCTGACCGTCGCCATCATGGCCGGCGCCAACCAGCTCGACATGATGCAGGCGCTCGGTGTGTCCGAAGACCAGCTCGTGACGATCTCGTCGAACGCCGACGCGATCTCGACGGTTTCGACCGGCCGCGCCGACGCCTATGCCGCAACCGGTCTGACCGCCAGCGAACTGGCCGGCCAGAGTGATGCCGTGGAAGTGGCTGAAGGGTTCACCGATCCGGTCATCGACGGCACCGAACAGCGCTCCTGGGGCGGGTTCGTCTTTGCCCAGGGCAATGAAGAGCTGCGCGACGCGGTCAACGAAGTGCTGGCCGAATACAAGCAGACCGACGAATGGCTCGAGACCGTGTCCGGCTACGGCTTTACCGATGCGGACACCTCGCGCTCGTTCGACATGAGCACTGAAGAGCTTTGCACCGAATAA